The Anaerotignum propionicum DSM 1682 sequence TTTTTTGTGCACAAAAATCAGGTATGATATATTATATAGTATCTAAAATAGATGTTTCAAGTAAAATATCTTTAAAAACAGTATAGAAAAAGATTGAAACAATCCCATCTTTTGAATCATTAGAATTACTTTTGTTACTTTACAGAAACCGTATTCCATGGGTTTGTAATAAGAGATTAAAAAACGAAAGGGAGTGAATGCTTTGCTATTATTTATGTTGACAACTGCAGCTAAACAGGGTCAGGACATACCCCCGGTGCTGCCTTTGTTTTTAGGATTTTTATTGGCGCTGGTTTTACTAAATTTAGGCTTGAGCTTTTTCAGAAAAAAAGGGGAAGACCAGCGTAAAAATTCATCGGATGCCCAAGAGAAGAGATAGCCCAAACCTTAACTTTTCAGGACAAAATTGGCGAAATCTCCATAAGAATGCAGAAAAATCTTGTTATTTGGTGTTGACTTTCCTTTCTCTTGGATTTATAATGTGACTGTAATTAAATATATGAAATTCTTCAGGGCAGGGTGAAATTCCCGATCGGCGGTAAAGTCCGCGAGCGCACTTGCGCAGGATTTGGTGTAACTCCAAAACCGACAGTATAGTCTGGATGGAAGAAGAATAAAAGTTTGATGTTTTTTTGTGGAAAAAAGTATTTTTTTCTGCGAATTTCCGTCAGCCTTTATTTTGCTTATTTAGCCTGAAGATTTTCAGGCTTTTTCTTTTGCTGTGGGATAAAGCCCGTTAGAAAGAAGAAGTTCGCTTTTATTTCTTGGCGATAACCTGAAAATTTTAGACGAAAATGGAGGAGAAGTAAATGGAAAACGTATCTTCAAAAGTAACAGTAACAAAAAACAACAAAAAAATGTCCACAAGGGTTATGGTGTCTTTGGCAATGCTAGGGGCTATCTCTATTGTGTTGGTGTCTGCAATTCACTTTCCTTTGATCCCTGCGGCGGCATTCTTGGAATATGACCCTGCCGATATCCCAATTTTAATTGGTGCTTTTGCCTTTGGTCCCGTTGCAGGCTTATTGCTTGCAATCGTTGTTTCCATAGTGCAGGGTTTAACGGTGAGTGCAGGCAGTGGGATTATAGGCATCGTAATGCATATTTTTGCAACAGGCGCATGTGCCTTCGTTGCAGGAAGCATTTATAAGAAAAATAAAACCAGAAAAAACGCAGTTCTTGCTCTAGTGGTTGGTGCTTTAGTGCAGACTGGGGCTATGGTTATCATGAACATGATATTCACACCCTTATTCATGAATATGCCTTTAGAAAAAGTTATTCCTATGCTGGTTCCTATCATCATTCCTTTTAACTTGTTAAAGGCGGGTATCAACGGCACTATGACGTTTTTATTGTATAAATCCATTTCCCATCTTTTAAAGGGTAATGCTTAATCCAATGGAAGCATTTGTGGCGAAACAACTTTGATGTGAAAGGTCGTTCCTCTGTTCAACACGGGGGACGACTTGTTTTTTTTGCCATGAATAAGCTGAAAAAAGGAATTATCAATTTTTTTATTGTCAGCCAATGATAGATTGCATATAATGGTACTGATTGGACTCGGCTTTTAGGAGCAGAAAAGAGGTTTGTATATGAATAGAAAAACTGTAATCGTATTATTCGGCGGACAGTCGTCAGAACACGAAGTTTCCAGAATGTCTGCAACAACGATGATTAATGAAATAGATAGTAAAAAGTATCAGGTTATCCCAGTCGGTATTACAAAAGAAGGAGAATGGCTTGTTTATACAGGCCCTACAGAGCATATCAAAACAGGCCAATGGGAGAAATATGCAACCCCCGCAATTATAAGCCCTGATGCTAAGCAAAAAGCCCTTTTGAAAATAGTAAACGGACATGTAAAGGTAATTCCTGTGGATGTGGTAATTCCAGCTCTGCATGGTGCATGGGGGGAAGACGGAACCATTCAAGGTCTCTTGGAAATGGCATGTATCCCTTATGTAGGCTGCGGTGTTTTATCCTCTGCTGTCTGCATGGATAAGGTTTTTACCAAATTAATTGCAAAAAATGCAGCAGTTCCTCAAGCGAAATACATCTGGTTTCAAAAAGAGGAGCTGGAAGATATGGATAAATTGGTGGAGCGGGTGGAAAAGAAGCTGGGCTATCCTTGCTTTGTAAAACCCGCAAATACAGGCTCATCCGTGGGCATTAGCAAGGCTAAAAACAAAGAAACCTTAGTCAATGCAATCAACTTGGCGGCAGAGTATGACCGTAAAATTATTGTGGAAGAGGCGATTATTGGCAGAGAATTTGAATGCTCTGTTCTTGGCAATGAGGCGCCTGTAGTGAGCGGTGTCGGCGAGGTGTTGCCGGCGGCAGAATTTTATGATTATGATGCGAAATATAACAATAGCGAGTCCCGTACTGTAATCCCTGCTCCTATTACAGCTGAGGAAGAGAAAACCATACGAAAGATTGCCGCAAAAATTTATCAGGCGGTAGATGGCAGCGGTTTGTCGCGGGTTGACTTTTTTATGGAGGAGGAAACAGGGCGGGTTTTGTTTAATGAAATCAACACTATGCCCGGCTTTACTGCTATTAGTATGTATCCTATGCTGTGGGAAACGGCTGGAGTAACAAAAGCAGAACTAATGGATTGCTTGATTGAATTGGCCCTCACCCGTGATAATGGAATCCGAGGCTGAAAAGAAAGAAGGAACCTTATGGATAAAAGACCGATTGGTATATTTGACTCGGGAGTGGGCGGATTGACAGTTGTAAAACAGGTCATGAAGGTCATGCCTCATGAAAATATCGTTTATTTTGGCGATACAGCCCGCTTACCCTATGGCAGCAAGTCAAAGGAGGCGGTGACGAAGTTTTCCAAGCAAAATGTACGCTTTTTGCTTACCAAGGAAGTAAAGGCGATTATTGTTGCCTGCAATACGGCCAGCTCCAATAGCTTGGAAGAGCTGCATAGCGCCTTCGATGTACCTATTTTTGGGGTGGTGGATGCAGGGGTGGGTGAAGCCCTTCGATCCACCCACAACAAAAAAATCGGTGTAATCGGTACGGCGGCTACAGTGCGCTCTGGGGCATATGAAAAAATGATTTGCAAAAAAGATGGGGAAATGCAGGTGTTTTCCAGAGCGTGTCCCCTGTTTGTTCCATTGGCTGAGGAAGGCTGGACGGATAACCAGGTGGCTCGATTGGCAGCGGAAAAATATTTGGAGGATTTGTTGGCAAAGGGCATCGACTCTTTGGTTTTGGGTTGCACCCATTATCCCTTGTTGAAGAAATGTATCGGTGGCATTGTGGGGGATGAAGTAAAGCTGGTTGATCCGGCAAAAGCCACGGCAAAACAAGTAAAGCTTTTTTTGCAGGAAAAGGGCATTGTAAACCTTGAGGAAAAGGCAGGTGAAAGAACCTTTTATCTGAGCGACTATACAGATATGTTTTATTCCATTTGCCAAAAGGCTCTGAAACAAGGATATGATCCGGAGATTATAGATATTGAGCAATTTTAATGTAGGAATTTGTTTTTGCATCTAAGAAATCTTTACCCTCTGTTTCCCTTATGTTATAATTAAAAAGTAAGGTAAAATTTACCAATTAATGTGTTAACGGATTTTCGGAAAACCCCGCCCACTTTTGCGGGGCTTTCGAAATAGTTGAAAGGGGTACAAGCTCTTGTTTTATCAAGGGGTAGCCGAAGGGAATCATTTGCGAGTCGTTTGAATAAAAATCTGAAATGGAGGAAAAGCATGGCGGCGAATGAAAGAAGGGCGATATTGGTAGTAGATGATGTTGAAGTAAACCGTGTAATCCTCCGTGAAATTTTTCAAGATAAGTATACAATTTTGGAGGCTGAAAACGGGATAGAGGCCCTGGAGGTTATTGATGCTCATGGGGAAATCTTAGCAGCAGTGGTGCTGGATATTATTATGCCGGTAATGGACGGTTTTGGTGTTCTGGAGATTTTGCATGAGCGAAACTTCATGGAAAAGGTGCCGGTTTTTTTGATTACGGCAGAGTGCACGGAGGAGTCTACCCTTCGTGGGTATGAATTGGGTGTTATGGACGTTATAGAACGCCCAATTATTGCCCATATTGTGAAAAAACGGATAGAAAGCATTATGGAGCTTTGTACCATGCGCAATCAATTAAACCAACAGGTACAATTGCAAGAAATAGAGTTGGATGAGAAAACGAAAGAAATTCAGGGCTTGAACAATGCAATGATTGGGGCATTGGCTACCGCTATTGAATTTCGAGATTGTGAAAGCGGAGAACATGTCAAACGAATTCATGATTTGACATTATTTTTTCTGCAAAAGACAGCCTTTGGAAAAGGTTTGAAGAAAGCGGAAATAGATAAGATTGCCACTGCGGCAATTATGCATGATGTGGGAAAAATCGCAATTCCCGACTATATTTTAAATAAGCCGGGCAGGCTTACAGCTGAGGAGTTTTTGATTATGAAAACCCATACTGTTAGAGGCTGCGAATTATTAGATCAGATTCCTGCAATTCATCATAATTCTGTTTATCATTATGCTTATGATATATGTAGGCATCATCATGAACGGTGGGATGGCAGGGGTTATCCTGATGGACTAAAGGGAGACGAAATATCACCATGGTCTCAGATTGTTTCTTTGGCGGATGTGTATGATGCATTAACCAGTGAAAGGATTTATAAACAGGCATATTCCCATGAAAAAGCGGTTGAAATGATTATAGGTGGGGAATGCGGTATCTTCAATCCTGCATTGATGGAAGAATTTTTGAAACTCTCCCGAGAAATAAAAGAGATGATGCAATCACAGCAAAGTGGGTGTGGATGTGGAAAAATTGGAGAAAGCCAAGCTGACAGTAGCAGGGGTGAATCTGCATAGCGGCATGGAACGATTTATGAATAATGAGGGACTCTATGAGACATTTTTATTAAAATTTCCCAGGGACTTAAATATGGAAAGATTGAGACAAGCTCTAGCGGAGGAGGAAGCCTCTTTGGCTTTTCGTGTGGCCCATACATTATTAGGAATTGCTGCAAATTTATCCATGGAGTCCCTTTATGAAGTATTGCGTCCTGCTACAGAGGCTCTAAGAGAGGGAAATATAGCTTTGGCAAAAAAACTTATGCCTCGGGTTGAAGAGGCGTACCTTTTGATTATAGAAGCTTTAAAATAAATAGGAAAAAGGGTACCCTTTCCGTCATTGCGACTGTAAGGATACCCTTTTTTAAGGGGAAGAAGTAGAAAGAATGTTATTATATGGGGGAGAATAACATTCTCAATAATCAGTATTACCCTATTCAGAAAGATTTATTCTAATAATAAAAAATAAAGCAATGAATATAATTTAATTTATATATTTATCACTGCAAGCTGCAGGAGTAATAAAAGAGTTTTGGCAAGTGTTGAGTTATGTGACTAAGTCAATAAGAACTATTATTATTTAGTAAAAAATATTGATTTATTTGAATGCCTATGCTATACTCAAATCAAAGAATAGGTTTCGTATTTTTGGAGAAAATCAGAACTAGGAGGAATGAAAAATGTTGCAGATTAAATCAGATAAATTTCAAAAAGAAGTACTAGAGAGTAAAGTCCCGGTTTTAGTTGATTTTTCAGCTACATGGTGTGGACCTTGTAAGATGATGGGACCTGTTTTGGAACAGCTTTCTGCTGAATATGAAGGCAAGGCAAAGGTTTTTAAGGTTGATATTGACGAGTCTATGGATTTGGCACAAAAATATCAGATAATGAGCGTTCCAAATATGCTGTTTTTTAAGGATGGTAAACCTGTTGACGCTGTCGTTGGTGTAACCCCTCCAACTGTTTTGAAGCAAAAGCTGGATAGTATTGTATAAAAACCATTGATAATACTTCTCCTCATGGATATTTGTTTGTGTGAACCCCCTGGGCATCTGCCTGGGGGTGTTTTTGTATTTATTTTTGCACATTGGTGTAGAAAAAAAATAGGCAATAATGTACACAAAATACATTTAAAAAAATAATTTCGGAATTATGTATGCCAATAAATACATTTAGTTATAAAACATTAGTATTTTTGTCGGTGCAAAAAATATTTTGTATAAAAAGTTGTACAATTTGTGAAAAACAGGGGAAATGGGCGGCGTTGACACCCATAAAAGAAAGTGGTATTGTTTTGCTATTCCATTTTTAGAAAGAATAAGGGAGGTATTTCCTATGAATTATGTTGCGTTGTGTACAACTCAATATGGTATTGAGCTGATTATTAGCGCTATCCTTCTGGTCCTCGTGGTGATTATTATGGGCAAAGAGAAGAATAGTGCTGATTGTCATGTGAGAAATACCTCTATAATATGAGAAGAGACAGGAAAGAACACTCTTAGGCATAAAAGAGGAAAGGGACTCGTGGCGATCGCCATGAGTCCTTTTATTTTTGAAAAATGGATTTGCATGAAACAAAGAACATATTGAAAACAGTCAAAAAAAGGAGATGGTTATGATGGATTTTGTAATGGCACTTAGCCCCTTGGTATTAATTTTGGTGGGAATAGTTGTTCTGAAAAAACCTGCAATGAAGGTCGCACCGGTAGGGCTAGTGTATATTATTATTCTTGCTTTTACATATTTTAGCCCCGCAGATGCAGTGTTTAAAGATACCGTCACCATGGTAGATGGGCTGTTATGGAAGGGTATCAAGGAAGGTACAAAAATTGTTATGCTGGTTTTCTCTTCCTTTTTGCTGCTAAACCTGATGCAACGCTCAGGCGCCATGAAGCAAGTGCAAAATACTTTGGCAGGGGTTACCGATGACCGTAGAGCACAGCTGATTATTGTTGGGCTTATGGTGCCTATCTTTTTAGAGGGTGCTGCCGGAGCAGGTTCCCCAGCGGCAATCGCTGCTCCGTTTTTGGTTGGTCTGGGTTTTGATCCAATTGTTGCCATTGTGGTTGCACTGTTGGGGGATGCCACACCATGTTCATGGGGGGGAGCAGGTCTTACCACCATCACTGGAGGCTCTTATTTGGTGGAGCAGGGTATTAGTACAGCTTCCCTAAATTCTGCCATGGTTGGTAGAATTCATATGTTTGGTGTTTTTGTGATTCCATTTTTGATTGTAATGATTGCTTTTGGGAAAAAAGGCTTTAAAGGAATTATACCTTATTTATTATTTGCAGGAATCAGCACAGGACTCATTATGTTTGGCCTTTCAAACTTTATCGGGCCTGAAATCACCAGTCTTGGAACAGGCTTACTGTCTATTGTATGTTCAATTATTTATTTAAAGCTGGTAAAAATCAAAACCCCTGAGGAGTTTCGTTATAAAGGAGAAAATGGTTTTAGCGGCAAAGAAAATACGGAGTTGCGCCGTTATTCTTCTTTCCACGCATTGTCTCCTTATTTGGTATTGGTAGTATTACTCCCCGTGGTACGCTATACGGTACCTTTCTCGATTTTGACGACTTTCGGATACATTGTTTGGGTTGACGTTGTGGTGTTTTTGTGTGCCTGCATAGGTTGCGTCATTTTGGGTGTCAGTGCAGAAGGTTTCTTCGATACCATGAAGCAGACGATCATGCGTGTGGTTCCTGTATTGGTTACCATGGGTTCCTTATTGACGGTTTCTTACATTATGCAAAATAGCCAAACCGGCATGATACAGTTAATTGCTTCCACCATTGCCAATACAGCAGGCCCCTTGTATCCTGCGGCGGCAGTTGCCATTGGTTCCGCAGGCTCCTTTATTACAGGCACAGGCCTTGGCTCCAATATTATGTTTGCACCTATGCATTTAAATGCGGCAAACATGCTGGGATTAAATCCCATTACAGTTTTTGCGGGGCAGAATGCGGGAGGCTCATTGGGGAATTTAATTTGTCCCAATAACGTTGTTGCTGCATGTGCAACGGTAGGGGTGATTGGCAAAGAAGGGGAAGTTTTGAAACGAACCATGGCAGCATTTGCCGTCATTTTAACGATTTATATGACGTTGAGTATGATATATACACATAT is a genomic window containing:
- a CDS encoding HD-GYP domain-containing protein → MAANERRAILVVDDVEVNRVILREIFQDKYTILEAENGIEALEVIDAHGEILAAVVLDIIMPVMDGFGVLEILHERNFMEKVPVFLITAECTEESTLRGYELGVMDVIERPIIAHIVKKRIESIMELCTMRNQLNQQVQLQEIELDEKTKEIQGLNNAMIGALATAIEFRDCESGEHVKRIHDLTLFFLQKTAFGKGLKKAEIDKIATAAIMHDVGKIAIPDYILNKPGRLTAEEFLIMKTHTVRGCELLDQIPAIHHNSVYHYAYDICRHHHERWDGRGYPDGLKGDEISPWSQIVSLADVYDALTSERIYKQAYSHEKAVEMIIGGECGIFNPALMEEFLKLSREIKEMMQSQQSGCGCGKIGESQADSSRGESA
- a CDS encoding L-lactate permease, with the translated sequence MMDFVMALSPLVLILVGIVVLKKPAMKVAPVGLVYIIILAFTYFSPADAVFKDTVTMVDGLLWKGIKEGTKIVMLVFSSFLLLNLMQRSGAMKQVQNTLAGVTDDRRAQLIIVGLMVPIFLEGAAGAGSPAAIAAPFLVGLGFDPIVAIVVALLGDATPCSWGGAGLTTITGGSYLVEQGISTASLNSAMVGRIHMFGVFVIPFLIVMIAFGKKGFKGIIPYLLFAGISTGLIMFGLSNFIGPEITSLGTGLLSIVCSIIYLKLVKIKTPEEFRYKGENGFSGKENTELRRYSSFHALSPYLVLVVLLPVVRYTVPFSILTTFGYIVWVDVVVFLCACIGCVILGVSAEGFFDTMKQTIMRVVPVLVTMGSLLTVSYIMQNSQTGMIQLIASTIANTAGPLYPAAAVAIGSAGSFITGTGLGSNIMFAPMHLNAANMLGLNPITVFAGQNAGGSLGNLICPNNVVAACATVGVIGKEGEVLKRTMAAFAVILTIYMTLSMIYTHILFSGFGL
- a CDS encoding ECF transporter S component; the encoded protein is MENVSSKVTVTKNNKKMSTRVMVSLAMLGAISIVLVSAIHFPLIPAAAFLEYDPADIPILIGAFAFGPVAGLLLAIVVSIVQGLTVSAGSGIIGIVMHIFATGACAFVAGSIYKKNKTRKNAVLALVVGALVQTGAMVIMNMIFTPLFMNMPLEKVIPMLVPIIIPFNLLKAGINGTMTFLLYKSISHLLKGNA
- the trxA gene encoding thioredoxin is translated as MLQIKSDKFQKEVLESKVPVLVDFSATWCGPCKMMGPVLEQLSAEYEGKAKVFKVDIDESMDLAQKYQIMSVPNMLFFKDGKPVDAVVGVTPPTVLKQKLDSIV
- the murI gene encoding glutamate racemase; amino-acid sequence: MDKRPIGIFDSGVGGLTVVKQVMKVMPHENIVYFGDTARLPYGSKSKEAVTKFSKQNVRFLLTKEVKAIIVACNTASSNSLEELHSAFDVPIFGVVDAGVGEALRSTHNKKIGVIGTAATVRSGAYEKMICKKDGEMQVFSRACPLFVPLAEEGWTDNQVARLAAEKYLEDLLAKGIDSLVLGCTHYPLLKKCIGGIVGDEVKLVDPAKATAKQVKLFLQEKGIVNLEEKAGERTFYLSDYTDMFYSICQKALKQGYDPEIIDIEQF
- a CDS encoding Hpt domain-containing protein, giving the protein MEKLEKAKLTVAGVNLHSGMERFMNNEGLYETFLLKFPRDLNMERLRQALAEEEASLAFRVAHTLLGIAANLSMESLYEVLRPATEALREGNIALAKKLMPRVEEAYLLIIEALK
- a CDS encoding D-alanine--D-alanine ligase family protein; translation: MNRKTVIVLFGGQSSEHEVSRMSATTMINEIDSKKYQVIPVGITKEGEWLVYTGPTEHIKTGQWEKYATPAIISPDAKQKALLKIVNGHVKVIPVDVVIPALHGAWGEDGTIQGLLEMACIPYVGCGVLSSAVCMDKVFTKLIAKNAAVPQAKYIWFQKEELEDMDKLVERVEKKLGYPCFVKPANTGSSVGISKAKNKETLVNAINLAAEYDRKIIVEEAIIGREFECSVLGNEAPVVSGVGEVLPAAEFYDYDAKYNNSESRTVIPAPITAEEEKTIRKIAAKIYQAVDGSGLSRVDFFMEEETGRVLFNEINTMPGFTAISMYPMLWETAGVTKAELMDCLIELALTRDNGIRG